The following proteins are encoded in a genomic region of Ostrea edulis chromosome 7, xbOstEdul1.1, whole genome shotgun sequence:
- the LOC130048053 gene encoding uncharacterized protein LOC130048053 encodes MKGLIEDRCIQRRTHISHILSMDLFHFIIKVMFQLFVALILALWSLYDNVVRPYFACISIMLSFSVLYDIVPLLISLTLYTIKTSTWARYLDCINAILRSVDILSPFGYIFRRFIQGFLRLLHRCVIIYVLWSVALSILCFTMSESFAAQYENFFASNFLYNDSLRTSNIPLSKEARENTACIMTRTLDASALKTDNNLIYRKDELSNCDITDIDNTTIQNVRVQFKSPGEFAKLNCAIYIPSANFLFGLKVEWKKNNKIIHADNQTIKIKTNISNEIVESSLIISFIREEDYGMYKCQIKRKIRSGQYYRNGIQTIPPRLRTVTYTNLYSKHILKRYSGIQDVIFVPLGNKLQIIWIPLSFGIDKENITQTYFINGEETSIIKKGKGQCHGCSFVISVFCICGYLRDWFEIHLRCSLWDVVFNLPGKTVSGFSMCADTTVYGVHTIEYKRLLYDKENKTLINVTVRHPDTIIVLPDHPYLTEMDNHSKFEKVNKLMRQLMSGDLMKEKFQDESHVLSQITRYYIETIAFFITPLVLYGVFVYGNKIGSICLYTLELIRKPYRYTCYIFCCDEDKEYVTSQLYNKLLEDNINAGIILNNCELNNPGRNNFEITADIIENSFCLIFFVTPAYLEDIYCRNYHLIPVMENMKTGNIFANNVLCIMNENAVFPNDISLNIPTVLKVAWETSNQTYGIVKRWLPKEIVRFPGTRFIESFSLEVRKKIS; translated from the exons ATGAAGGGATTGATAGAAGACAGGTGTATTCAACGAAGGACACATATTTCGCATATTTTATC CATGGATCTCTTCCATTTCATTATAAAAGTCATGTTCCAATTATTTGTCGCCTTAATACTGGCTTTATGGTCACTATATGACAATGTTGTGAGACCTTATTTTGCCTGCATCAGCATAATGTTATCATTCTCAGTGCTGTATGACATTGTGCCTTTATTAATCTCATTAACCCTTTATACGATTAAAACGAGTACATGGGCCAGATATTTGGATTGCATCAATGCCATACTGCGCTCCGTGGACATACTTTCACCGTTTGGATATATATTTCGTAGATTTATTCAGGGATTTTTAAGACTACTTCACCGATGCGTCATTATTTATGTGTTATGGAGTGTTGCTTTGTCTATATTGTGCTTTACCATGTCGGAATCTTTTGCTGCACAATATGAAAACTTTTTCGCTTCGaactttttatataatgatTCGTTACGGACATCAAACATACCACTTTCAAAGGAAGCACGTGAGAATACAGCATGTATAATGACACGAACATTGGATGCATCTGCTCTTAAAACAGATAATAATTTGATATATAGAAAGGACGAACTATCCAACTGTGACATCACAGATATTGACAACACAACAATACAGAACGTACGAGTGCAATTTAAATCTCCGGGTGAATTTGCAAAATTGAACTGCGCCATATATATACCATCTGCCAATTTTCTATTTGGATTGAAAGtggaatggaaaaaaaataacaaaataatacATGCTGATAACCAAACGATAAAAATAAAGAcgaatatttcaaatgaaattgtGGAAAGTTCCTTAATCATATCATTTATAAGAGAAGAAGATTATGGGATGTACAAGTGTCAAATAAAGCGAAAAATACGTTCTGGTCAATATTATAGAAATGGAATCCAAACAATACCCCCAAGGCTGCGAACTGTGACCTATACCAATCTTTATAGTAAACATATATTGAAAAGATACTCAGGAATTCAGGATGTGATATTTGTGCCACTGGGTAATAAGCTACAGATAATTTGGATCCCGCTGTCCTTTGGAATTGACAAAGAGAATATCACACAAACATACTTTATAAATGGAGAAGAAACTTCCATCATAAAAAAGGGAAAGGGTCAATGTCATGGTTGTTCCTTTGTAATAAGCGTATTTTGCATCTGTGGTTATCTAAGAGATTGGTTTGAAATACACTTGAGATGCTCGTTGTGGGATGTTGTATTCAATCTCCCAGGGAAAACAGTTTCGGGGTTTTCAATGTGTGCGGATACTACTGTTTATGGTGTTCACACAATTGAATACAAGCGTCTGCTGTACGACaaggaaaataaaacattaatcaaTGTGACAGTGCGACACCCCGATACAATTATAGTTCTTCCAGATCATCCGTATTTGACTGAGATGGACAACCAttctaaatttgaaaaagtaaacaagTTGATGCGTCAATTAATGTCTGGTGACCTGATGAAAGAAAAGTTTCAAGACGAATCTCACGTCCTTTCTCAAATTACACGATATTATATTGAAACGATCGCTTTTTTCATAACTCCATTGGTTTTATATGGTGTTTTCGTTTATGGAAACAAAATAGGCTCAATCTGTCTGTATACTTTAGAATTGATCAGGAAACCCTACAGATACACGtgttatatattttgttgtGATGAAGATAAAGAATACGTCACGAGTCAGCTGTACAATAAGCTGTTGGAGGACAACATCAACGCGGGCATCATACTTAATAATTGTGAGTTGAATAATCCAGGGAGAAACAATTTCGAAATTACAGCTGACATTATTGAGAATTCGTTTTGTTTGATATTCTTCGTAACGCCTGCATATTTAGAAGATATATATTGTAGAAATTACCATTTGATCCCCGTTATGGAAAATATGAAAACGGGAAACATATTTGCAAACAACGTGCTATGTATCATGAATGAAAATGCAGTTTTTCCAAATGACATATCTTTGAACATACCTACCGTATTAAAAGTAGCATGGGAAACATCCAATCAAACATATGGAATTGTAAAACGTTGGTTACCAAAGGAGATTGTTCGATTTCCGGGGACACGTTTTATTGAAAGTTTCTCTTTGGAGGTGAGGAAGAAAATTTCTTAA